A window of Rosa rugosa chromosome 7, drRosRugo1.1, whole genome shotgun sequence genomic DNA:
aATCAaagaataaatgcatgcatcatttacttaaaaacaaaagtccactcacagtactattgggcgaccacgcaaacgagttccttcatttaaccgtagctcgcggcattgccctgtacacaattatatttccgtaaacgacaatccgataaaataattacgaacctaaacgaaacccgaaaatccctatctccattacttctcaaattcaacccaaatctcttccacaacaccaattcctcaatttatatatcccacaacgaaaacgaaggaaatccgacggccggatttcccacaattcaatcacaaaacttcaaacttcggaaattcacaaataattccaaactcctccaaaaattaccaaacttcacatacaatctctatgataattatagaattcaactagccagaaattgaaattaaaaagctaccctagccgccgctaccgccgtccacagtggcggcgccgccgccaccgccaccagctccgatggccaccaaactttggcagcagcacctactcaacggacccaatAATTCTTTCAACTGTAACTAAGTTACAAAATGagcggaagtacctcaacaattaaggagaagcttGAACTCAAACTGTGAATAGTGACCGTAATCTTCCAATCGTCGATTcttcctctacactgcaaatcgttgcaaaagatttggggagcatcatctacatcgcaagccgcttccaaatgattatggttcgtcgtcgtcggtggccggaataggaagaaatcggcgttgactcaaactgctacagtaaacttctaAGGCTTGATGCGTCGTTTTCTGGCCAAGCCGCCGTGAGCCACCACCGCCAGCGCCAAGAGGAGGTCGAGACGAGTCCGTAGCCACCGGTTTCAcgctttttggtggccggaaagagaaagcaaccggagttgcagaggagagaaagagagagcgacagctcggggagaggaagaagaaaacggGGGGGGAAAGGGGGGGGGGaaagggggagagagaaaagagttaCCGGCCATAGTAaaaaatttttaaatatatactaACTAccaatgaacagtaattttactatttcgcttataacttttgcatacgagctccgatttttacgtactacatatgcacgcgctcggtttaacgtcctctacaactttcatgaagaacattttctcaaattttgacccgaataaaaagtcaacttttagggccacctaaaagtactgaaacgacaataaaagtgatagtaaatgtcgtttaccgtcctaatgattagtaaaccggtgaatcaagatacgggatgttacaataaaacttgaaaattacacaaacaaacaaaaaaatctgAACATATCAAATATTAGgtttatattgaagatctcaacaAGATATTAACAATGATATAATTTTTATATTCTAAAACATTATAAATAACACATTTATataagaaaattataatttcataaatatataaaacataatatctatactattattaagagaatagagTTTGCTCTCCAACACTGAAAAATTTAACGAATATAACCCTCTAATATTAAAAAATTTTAGAAACTGAAATAACCAACAATGATCATAATgtcaatttaaaaaataaaaagaaattaaattccttaaaataaaataaatagtagttttctttttttatcaaataaatagtAGTTAATATTGTAGAAAACTACTTTGGTTAAAAAATTACCCACttactttcaaaaaaaaaaaaaaaaaagacactcACACACATTATAGTGTGGGGACATGCTAGTTATGTGTGTGGGCACATGCTAGCTAGCTAACTAATGTGGGCACATGTTAGTATAaagaaataaaacataaaaattaaaTGGGACCTACCATTTAGCCTAGTTATGTGTGTGGGCACATGCTAGCTAACTAATGAATATTACTAGTAGGGTGGGCATCTTGTACCGAAATTGCGGTTACTGATCCGAACCACACCGAAAAAACGGTTCGGCAACCGCACTGAACTAAAACGGTGTCGTTTTATGATCACACCGCACTGAACCGTATAAAAGCGGTTCAgttgcggtttcgggtcataaaccgcccgatttaaaccgacccacaccgaatttattttaattacattttatttatttattatttctctattgatggaaatgttggttttcaatatataagaaatccatttttgattaggttttcagtttgtaataagttgctatgtttgcttgatcattgatatatatatatatatatgtgtgtgtgtgtgtgtgtgtgtgtgtaataagttgctatggtgtttctgcaagttgcttgatatttgggtgacatttgccgatttgtgtggactctaaatacattcaaaatttatttatgccttATTGAAATTGTTAGGTAAAAATAAGCCTGATTTTGACCTTAtctttctagttgaaattaataaatcacTCCAAACAGAAACCGACCAGCACCGCACCAaaaaatggtgtaaccgaaataatcAGTTCAACTcttttgtaatgcggttgcggtttgatatataggccaaCCGAAAAAAGCAGTTTGATTGCGGTTTGGAcctcaaaccgaaccgaaccgcaccgcgcccacccctagatATTAGAGTGCGGGTACATGCTAGTTATGTGTGTGGGCACTAGCTAACTAATGTGGGCACATGCTAGTATAaagaaataaaacataaaaattaaaTGGGACCTACCATTTAGCCTATCAAATGGGAAGCCAAATTTGGCTTATGAAATGTTAGCGggccatttttttttccttgaagccaaattcttttttttccttagcAATTATTGTGGGATAAATTGAAAAAGTGATATAGCCTacagtgggagagagagagataggctATAAATGGTGATATAGCCTAATAAGCCTATGGGGGCAGATGCTCTAAACTTGTGCAAATCTCCAACCAAGCTTCACCTCAAAACTGATCAGATCCGCATAATCTCGATCTCTGTGAGTATCTAGTTTATCATATATGCTAATTCTAATGTTAATTTTGTATTGGATTTGCTTCAAGTTTAGTGTATGCTTCGAACAACTTCATTTTATATGTTGCAGAAAGCCAATAGTTCCAATCATAGTCACCCTTCGTTTAGTTTGAGTTGTTGAAAGATATTTAATGAAAGTGTTTGGAACTTAATTTTCTTGAGGTTCTTCTTTTTATCTTTGCTACCAGGAGTTTTGTCCCGAGAGATAAGAAGTTCCTAATTTTTGTGGAAATCAAACCTGAACTTGAAAACTGATCAGATCAGCATAATCTATCTGTGTTCAATCTCTCTTCGGACAGACTGATCTGCTTTGTTTCCCCTGACTTGTTTCAGTTGCTTGCTAAGAACTTGTAAGTGTTTTATTATTGTTTATCATGTATGTAGTACttagttttgttttgaattttgttcGTAATTTCTATTCAGAGAACCCAGTAAccatcttttatttatttttgtcatgtAGCCATTTTCAAATTAGTTTGAATCTGGAGAATTTTTTGGTCCTAAGGAAGCGTGCTTTTACTTGTAGATCTGAGCAGTTATGGCTTcctcttctgtttcttcttctgtcATCCCCACAAAAGAAAAGTATGATGTCTTCATCAGTTTCAGAGGCCAGGATACTCGCAGGACTTTTACCAGCCATCTTCATGCTGCTCTGATAAGGAGGAAAGTGGAAACCTTCATTGATTACAGACTGGAGAGAGGAGATGAAGTGGGACCCACCCTTCTAAAAGCAATCAAGGAATCAAAGATTTCCGTGATCATTTTCTCGAAAGACTATGCTTCTTCCGCatggtgcttggatgaacttGCTTATATACTGGAATGCAAGGAAACACATGGACATGTTATACCTATTTTTTATGAAATAGATCCATCACAAGTGCGCTACCAGACCGGAAGTTATGAGACTGCATTTGCTCAACATGAACAATGGTTGAAGGACAAGACGGACAAGGTGGCCAAGTGGAAGGAAGCTTTAGTAAAAGCAGCTAACCTATCTGGGTTTGATTCGACTTCAAAAAATTTTCGGTAACTCTCTAACTTGTACTAATTTCTGCTTTTAACTAATGACGTTGCATGAATAACTATTAATTACCTGTACGGGTCATTTGTGGTAGGGATGATTCCGATTTAGTTGAGCAAGTAGTCAGAGATGTATTGGCTAAATTGAATCGTGAATCGTTAGGCGATTTAAAGGGATTGATTGGAGTTGAAGGCCGCATCAAGAAAATTTTATTGGAATTAGACATTATCCCAGAAGATGTTCGTGTTCGCTCCGTAGTTATCTGGGGCATGGGTGGTATTGGGAAAACCACTCTTGCTGATGCTGTATTTCATGGACTCTCTTCTCAATTCGAAGCTCACTGTTTTCTTCAAAATGTTAGGGAACGATCAGGTACCAAAGGAGGTTTCTCTCCTGAACTGTATCTTTTGCGAAATGTACTTCTTGGAGAATTACTAGGGGACAGGAGTTTAGCTATCCATACTCGAACTATAAGTGCTGTTTACAAAGAGAGGCTCCTCAATACAAAAGTCCTTGTTGTTCTTGATGACGTGAACCATTCAAACCAATTAACTTTTTTAGTTGGAGAAGTTCCATTTGGCCCAGGAAGTAGAATAATTATAACAACTCAAAATATGCAACCAGTTAAGGAGAGTCTACTAGTGAAGAAAGTAGCTGACCATGATGTTAAGATCTACAAGGCCGAGGAATTAAATGGTGATGAATCTCTTCAGCTCTTCCGTTCAAATGCTGCCACACATTGTACAGAAAATCCAGATTTTTTAGAGAAGCAGGTGGCAGATTATGCTGCAGGAATTCCATTAGCCCTTAACATTTTGCGTTCATTATTCCTTCGATGCGAGAGCAAAGAAGAACAGGAACTGTTGTGGGATAAATTGAAAAAGTTTCCCGACGATGAACTTCAGAATATGTACAGAGCAATTATTGATGGATTAAAAAGAAATGAGAAGGAAATATTCCTTGATATAGCATGTTTTCACAAAAGGGAGAAACTTTGTGATGCAAAAAGAATGTTAGCTGCCTGTGGTTTCTTTCCGGATGATGGAATTAAAATTCTCATTGATATGTCTCTCATATCAATTAAAGACAACTGCATATGGATGCACGATGTGATCCAAGAAGTGGCTTGGGAGTTAGTACGGGAGGAATGTACTGAAGAGCCAGGAAAGCGCAGTAGGTTGCACAATGGTGAGGATGTCTGTAATGTATTGAAAAAGAATACGGTAAGAGCTCAATGCattgtctttttttcttttctttttttttttttatctgaaaaAGTTTATGAATTTTCAGATGATAAAACACCTAGAAGATACTAATTTCTGAAAAACTAGTTAAATGGATTTCCACAAATTACTgtagttttcagtttttttttttttgtctttttttcctTCAGGGAACTGCAAAAGTTAAAAGCATTTCCAGCAGGAATTGTGGTAACAAGCTAACTTTGGATCCTCAAGCTTTCACAGGGATGCATAACTTAAGATTCCTTATGCTTAGATTTATACATGTTGACGACAAGGCAAATCTAGAGTATCTTCCTGATGCCCTTCAATATCTCCATTGGCATAGTTACCCTTTGAAATCTTTGCCATCAAAGTTTTCTCCAGACAATCTTGTTGAGCTTCATATGCCCTGGAGCAAACTCAAGAGACTTTGGAATAAAGGCCAGGTATGCTTAAGTTCGTATATAAATGCATTAAAtataattcttggaaaagttATTTATTCGGGTTTTAGTTATTCTTAATTGCCTATTCTCTTTAATTTGCTACAGACTCCTGAGAACTTGAAAAGGATTGATCTTAGTTACTCCAGGGACCTGGCTGAAGTTGGAGAGCTGTCAAATAGTGTAAACATTGAGAGTATAAATCTTCAAGGCTGTAAAAGTTTGGTTCAAGTTCTGGATTTGTCTCAGTGTGTATACATCAAGAGTATAAATCTCCTAGGCTGTGTAAGTTTGGTTCAAGTTCCAGACCTCTCAAAGAGTTTAAACATTGAGAGTATAAATCTTCAAAGCTGTGCAGGTTTGGTTCAAGTTCCTTCATACTTTGAAAAGTTTACCAAGCTTTCTCATCTGAATTTGGGATATTGCTCGAAGATTAGTATTCTACCAAACATACCAAGCAAGATGGAATTCTTAGATTTAAGTGAAACTGCAATAGAAGAATTGCCTCCATCAATTTGGTCTCTTGAAAAACTTCTTAAATTGAATCTTCAAAGATGTAGTTCCATTAAGAATTTTTCGAGCAATCCATGGAAGATGAAATCCCTCAATCATCTTTCTTTGAGCATGACAAAAATAGAAACAGTTCCCTCGTCATCATTCATGTGTATGACTGGGATCATTTCACTCGACCTGAGTCATTGTCATTGCCTCCTCAGTCTGCCAACCGACATTTGTAAGTTGAAATCTCTTGAGAGACTTGATCTCTCTGATTGCTCTAGTTTCACAACATTTCCGGAAATTGCCGAGCCTATGGGACATCTGCAGTATCTGAATTTGAGTTGGACGGAAATTAAAGAGCTGCCCTCATCGGTTGGGAATCTTGTTGGGCTTAAGACATTAGATTTATCGCACTGCGAAAGCCTCGAATTACTCCCAAACAGCTTCTACAATTTAAACCTTCTCGAGTGGTTCTCACTTATTGGCTGTAAGAAGCTAAAAGAATTGCCTCTCTCGTTCGTTTTGTGCTCTTTGATAAACCTAAACCTTGGAGGCTGCAGGTTGTTAGAAGAAATTCCCGATTGCTTCACTAGCTTTCCCGCATTGCAAGTCTTAAATCTAAGTGAAACCATGATTGAGACCATACCTCCCACCATCAACCAAGTTTTTGGGCTCAAGTCTCTGAGACTTGACCAGTGCGAGCGGCTTCAATCTTTGCCAGTGCTCCCATGTCTTCTAGAAAAGTTCGACGCAACAGAGTGCAGGAGACTTGAGATAGTGCCAGTTTCAGTGACTGCACAGACACAATGTTTGGATCAAATACTTTATGGGAAGAGGACCGAGAGACATACATACGCAGGTTGCGTTAATTTGGATAAAAATGCAAGGAGCAACATAATGGATGATGCACACTTCAGAATTATGCGAATGGCAACTGCTTGTAATCTtgtaagtctctctctctctctctctctctctctctcatatgtTGAATAACCAtgacgtctctctctctctctttctctctcatatGTTGAATAACCATGACGTTTATATATGACATGTACTGCAGAAACGTTTATCATCTGGTAAAGTAGAGTTATTGTGTCCGGGAAATGAAATTCCAAAATGGTTTAGCTGTCAAACGGAGGGATCTTCAATGAATATTAAGCTTCCTCTGCATTGGTCTGATTCAAACCTCTTGGGTATTGCTTTCTGCTCTGTTTGTCCAATCCATGATCGTCATGATCTTGACTATCGATGTGAGATGATTCTCAAAACCAGCAATGGTGAAACACATACTGTGAATTTGGGAAGCACGAAGCACTTCAGTACTGGGAATCAGACGGCTGAAACAGAGCACGTGTTGGTGTGGTATGACACAGTCCATGCAATTTCAGATGAAGCAAAATGGTCTACGGAAGCCTCTTTTGACTTCTATACAGCGCGCAATCGTGAACTGTTAAATAACGTGAAAAGGTGTGGGGTCTGCTTTCTGTATACCCAAGGCCCAGATGATGATGCTCTGAAATTTGAAGTCATTCGTCCAGAACAAGTTACAACAACTAGGAGATTTGAGGATGAAGCTAGTGGAAGTCAGATGTGGAGACGCCGCGGCCGCTTTGAGGATGAAGCTAGTGGAAGTCAAATGTGGGGACGCCGCGGCCGCTTTGAGGATGAAGCTAGTGGAAGTCAAATGTGGAGACGCCGCGGCCGCTTTGAGGATGAAGCTAGTGGAAGTCAAATGTGGAGACGCCGCGGCCGCTTTGAGGATGAAGCTAGTGGAAGTCAAATGTGGAGCGGCTGCTTTGAGCATGAAGCTAGTGGAAGTCAAACGTCTGGTCAGTTTGATACTGGAAGTGAAACTTATGGTGAGTACGATTGGGTAagtgaaacttttttttttgaagaatggGTAAGTGAAACTTATGGTGAGTATGATTGGGGAAGTGGTGAGCGTGGTGGTGGAAGTgaattttctcctttttttttctttttcttttttctttttcttttggtttggtGGTGGACATGTTTGAGGAAATTACCACTACCACTAGGCACTAGCTACAATGGGCTAGTGTTTATTCCCATGCGCTAGATTCATAACTTACAGCCCATGCGGTCAATTTTAAGAGTATCGGCCTGTTTGCATTTCCATttctcccaaaattgaactcgTCAAATTCATTTCTCCCAAATTAAAACCCTCTCTTCCATTTCGGCGAAGCTACGCGGCAAAGCAAGACGGCGAAGTTCGCGCCGAAGCAAGGCAGCGAAGAGTTTGGTCCGGGCTGCAACTCTATCGTCGAGCAAGGCGGGCTGCAAGTTTCAAGGTCATACGTTCTCACGTCAGTAGACCACTCGGTTCACATGCTTGTCGGGTGCATGCCAGAGCTTGCCTCACTGAAGGTGCCTGGAACTTTCCTTAAATGTCTTAAATCATCTCAGCTAGCGACTAAGAATTATTGTCCCAACAGTTCTGAAGGCCAACAGGAAACTTCTGCAAATCTCCAACCAAGCGTCACCTGAAAAAACTGATCAAATCCGCATAATCTCGATCTCTGTGAGTATCTAGTTCATCACATATGCTAATTCTAATGTTAAttttgtatatgtatatatatatatatatatatatatatatatatatatatatatatataaccgcTATTCTTCGTTATccataaaaattaaatttttagaGTTAGCTTTATATCACATCTCCATAAAGTTAATACCATTTAACCGTATAAGAGAGAGCCTCCCTCTCGACTCTAAAGAAAACCCTAGCGCCGCTCCCATGGTTCGGCTTCCATGGAGGCCTTTGCCGCCTCCACATTCTCGATTGCTCCAGCCTGTTGATCGGCCCTTTCCTCGTTTCAGGGACTGGTGGATTGCATGTTATTTGGATTGCCTCAGCTTCCGGCGGGGATGGTGTCTTGGTTGGAGGAGGAGACCCGAGATCGGGTTCAAGCGGCGTCTCCCTTCTTATACGGATTGGAAGATTTTTGATGGAGCAAGGTACATGAATGGCAGTAGAGTCTTTGCAGAAGGGAATCAGAGCCTTGCTTTGGTGGAAGATCATGATGTTGTGGTTATTGTGGGTGCAGATCGACAGCGGCGACTGGATTGGGCAAGCACTGAGTCTGGATGCCGTGTTCTTGGGGGTCCAGATCAGTGTGATGGGGTACTCACGAGATCTATGGAAGATCTGGGTTTGGGACCCAGAGATTAATGATCTGCCCGCTGGTTTTGCCAGATTTTGGTGGTTTTCTGCCACCGGGAGAGTAGTCTCTGGTCATATTCAAGGGCAAGGAGGAGAGGATCAAGCTTGGGTCGTCTGGTCCTTAGTTCGAATGTGGTGTCAACAAACCATATCTCGTGACCTGCTGGATCTTCCATTTGTGGGAGGCTCTTTGCAATCTACTAGTATTttcgtacaccaattgaggtctctaagCGAACTTACTTGTTGTTCAGTTGCTTTGAGTCATGTATCTTTCACTAGGTTGCGATTTTCTCTTGTTTGTCGCTTGTCTAATTGTGTGTATTTGTTTGCAATGAGGGTCACCTGTCATATGTTTGGTGGCTTGTGCCATTCGAATTCTGTTGGTATGAGACAACCTATGATGTACGTGctttctggccatggataagtaatgaagttatctatttctcaaaaaaaaaaaaaaaaccatttaaCCGTATCAATCTTTTCTGCTAAAAATATATGATAGAAAAATAAACGTCAGTTAACTAACTCTTTTATTTCAACTTGTTAACCGACATATTGTCACAGGGTTCAGTTACAAAGTCTATTAAGAATTTTAAACTATGGAAGAAGTTTTATCAAAGGATTATCTCAAAAAGAGATCCCTCTgatagaaaattaaagaaaaataaagaattttGTTTGAcagaaaaagacaaaagaatattaAGACAAATTAAACAaggtgggaaaaaaatctctagaaatggggtaaatagacaaaaacccatttaaaaaggattaaattctgtttagtccctgtactatgaccattttttcgtttcagtccctgacattctcaattaatctgaaaagtccctaacgtcaaaatttccgtctgattggtcctcccgcgtcaaattaggagttggtcttaggtgaaatgtccaatatacccctctgttatttctttttcctttttaatttctttttctccttttttttttctttttcctttttaatttcttttttctttttcctttttaatttcttttttgcttttttattttttatttttcctttttaatttcttttttttcctttttccttttttcttttttcttttttctttttaatgaccatcgtatcctgctgcatcggtagcgccacgtcggcgaaccaatctaGATCGAcccaaaaccccaattcttgttctccatgccggcggcccattttttttttcttttttctttttcctttttaatttcttttttccttttcctttttttgtttttcttttttcctttttaatttctttttcctttttcttttctttttcttttttcttttttctttttcctttttgatgaccatcgtatcctgctgcatcagtagcgccacgtcggcaaaccaatccagatcgacccgaaaccccaattattattctccacaccggcggccattttccttttccatcactattcttcttcttcacttctggttttggtcaacttggccatcaaaaaccatcatttcaatcagacccaaaatccaaatcaccattttgagcaagacccaaaaacctcagggtctgaaaaatggtagttttcagtgaaaagtttccagattgaggcttgatgtggagagagaaagtgagatttgagtgggagagagaagtaggctgtgaaaacaagaagggagtggtttagcggcgaattttcgagctgattgggatctgcttgtgtttgggagatggcgtcggcgatgatggaggtgagggcggatcccaacagagggagatggcttcagagaaggtgaagaagtgatcgatcagctcctaacctcttgcttttgctcgatgtccatctctgcaccgccaagctaggtctttgctgggtttggtttcaatttggggagagaaacagatgggttgtggagtttgatcggaatgggattggtgggttgaggaaggagaaagtaggcaaaatgaaaagaaaaaaaaaaggaaaaaaagaaattaaaaaggaacaagaaaaaaagaagaaaaagcaaaaaagatattaaaaagaaaaaagaaaaaaaggaaaaaaagaaaaaagaaaaaaaaaggagaaaaagaaattaaaaagaaaaaataaaaataaaaggagaaaaagaaattaaaaaggaaaaagaaataacagaggggtatattggacatttcacctaaggccaactcctaatttgaggcgggagggaccaatcagacggaaattttgacgttagggacttttcagattaattgataatgtcagggactgaaacgaaaaaagggtcatagtacagggactaaacataatttaatccatttaaaaatttacaaaatatataaaaaggaaTAATGTTAAGAAATAGAAATTAACGCGCTGCACGCGCTCTAGGTTTTCAAAAAAGTCTTCTCCTCTCTGTCCGGCGGCGCGTCCTCGGGgcgttgtcgtcggacgggcttcGTTGTTTGCCTGAGTTGGTTGAGGAAGTGGTTGGGGGTTCGTCTGGACCGCCGCGAGTGGATGGAGGTGGTGGAGGAGATCGTAGTCCCTGTAGAGTGGAGGCTCGGTTCTGATTGCCGACTTTGGTTCTGGATTGGGCGGTTGCGAGGCCTTCTCGTGGTCGATGGTTTGTGTCTGGTGGGGGAGTCCAACATGGGCGGAATCGGAGGACTTCTGGGGGAGCTTTTCAGGATTGGATCTGTGGGTATTTCCAGATCTGATCCCGAGAGGGTGGATGCCTGGATTGGAGGAGGTTGGACCGGGAAGCGCAGACGGTGGCGGCCGGCTGGAGAACGGGCAGTGGAGCAACTGTCTTGGGGCGTACAGGTTGCTGGAGCACCGACGGTGGCGACCGGTCTACAGCGGTGGTGCAACAGGGACTTTGGGCTGTTGGTTGAGGCTGCACCAGAGTTGGGCTGGGCCTGGCTTCGTGGCTATGATCTTCTTGCTGCTTAGGTTTGTGGTTGGAGTTGGGCTCTTTTTTTGGGCCTGGCTTATACTGTTTTTTTGTTTAAAGTTTCTACTTACTTATGTTGTTTAATTTTGTTGCGCTTTTTGCGAGTAATAAGTCCCTGCATTagttgtgtagggctagtcgggcctTTTGCCTGtgcgtgcactcaaagtgccttgtctgctctgggtaggcagcgagttccttgcttcgtcaaatggtcgctacctcctagtggcagggtgagactaagtgtcacTGGATATATTTTCCAGTGACAACatggtgggaaagctgtgattatggaaattatgctatgCTGTATTCGAGTtgcatatcgagttatctttccgttgtgttaCCGCTGCGAAGCAAATAAAGCCGTCTGGAGcgcgttctttgctagtatGTGCATATTTGAATACAAGTGTTTAGTAGAGTctcatgatattatttcaggatgtactctaagtgcctattgtaatcaggggtttaggctcaatgtcccccttgtattcgacagtttcattaatcaaggcttgagggcagccgcaccagccctttattcaaaaaaaaaaaaaaaaaaacaagatttAAATCAAATCCTTGAAGTTTATTTTCCAAAATCAGGAGATAAACTAATCTTAGAAACAGATGCTTCATATAACTGTTGGGGATGTGTATTAAAAGCAATTCCTGCAGAAAAATGGGAAGAAAGAATCCTCCCATGTCTGAAAATAAAATAAGGGTTAGGAAACTGCCTATTCCCAAGAAACttcaaaaagaagaattaaTATGCGGATATAATTCCGaaaaatttaaaccaaatgAGATTAAATACGTAATCTTCGAAAAGGAGCTCTTAGCAATAAAACTTGCTTTAAAAAGGTTTCATATTGGCTCATGAGAATTTTATTATCAGAACTGATAATCAAGAAGTTCTTGATttccttattaataaaataaatattttagaAGGAAGAAGATTTAAATGGTATAATTATATTGCAATGTATACTCTTGAGGTAGAACATCTCAAGAGTTCTAATAATTTTCTTGCTGATTATTTGAGCAGATATGGATAAAGGCAAGGAAATTGTAGATCCATCTAACACAGGATGGATTACTATTGCTAAAAAAGCACCATCTCAAAGTTCTTCCAGTTCACC
This region includes:
- the LOC133721420 gene encoding disease resistance protein RUN1-like isoform X2, with protein sequence MASSSVSSSVIPTKEKYDVFISFRGQDTRRTFTSHLHAALIRRKVETFIDYRLERGDEVGPTLLKAIKESKISVIIFSKDYASSAWCLDELAYILECKETHGHVIPIFYEIDPSQVRYQTGSYETAFAQHEQWLKDKTDKVAKWKEALVKAANLSGFDSTSKNFRDDSDLVEQVVRDVLAKLNRESLGDLKGLIGVEGRIKKILLELDIIPEDVRVRSVVIWGMGGIGKTTLADAVFHGLSSQFEAHCFLQNVRERSGTKGGFSPELYLLRNVLLGELLGDRSLAIHTRTISAVYKERLLNTKVLVVLDDVNHSNQLTFLVGEVPFGPGSRIIITTQNMQPVKESLLVKKVADHDVKIYKAEELNGDESLQLFRSNAATHCTENPDFLEKQVADYAAGIPLALNILRSLFLRCESKEEQELLWDKLKKFPDDELQNMYRAIIDGLKRNEKEIFLDIACFHKREKLCDAKRMLAACGFFPDDGIKILIDMSLISIKDNCIWMHDVIQEVAWELVREECTEEPGKRSRLHNGEDVCNVLKKNTGTAKVKSISSRNCGNKLTLDPQAFTGMHNLRFLMLRFIHVDDKANLEYLPDALQYLHWHSYPLKSLPSKFSPDNLVELHMPWSKLKRLWNKGQTPENLKRIDLSYSRDLAEVGELSNSVNIESINLQGCKSLVQVLDLSQCVYIKSINLLGCVSLVQVPDLSKSLNIESINLQSCAGLVQVPSYFEKFTKLSHLNLGYCSKISILPNIPSKMEFLDLSETAIEELPPSIWSLEKLLKLNLQRCSSIKNFSSNPWKMKSLNHLSLSMTKIETVPSSSFMCMTGIISLDLSHCHCLLSLPTDICKLKSLERLDLSDCSSFTTFPEIAEPMGHLQYLNLSWTEIKELPSSVGNLVGLKTLDLSHCESLELLPNSFYNLNLLEWFSLIGCKKLKELPLSFVLCSLINLNLGGCRLLEEIPDCFTSFPALQVLNLSETMIETIPPTINQVFGLKSLRLDQCERLQSLPVLPCLLEKFDATECRRLEIVPVSVTAQTQCLDQILYGKRTERHTYAGCVNLDKNARSNIMDDAHFRIMRMATACNLKRLSSGKVELLCPGNEIPKWFSCQTEGSSMNIKLPLHWSDSNLLGIAFCSVCPIHDRHDLDYRCEMILKTSNGETHTVNLGSTKHFSTGNQTAETEHVLVWYDTVHAISDEAKWSTEASFDFYTARNRELLNNVKRCGVCFLYTQGPDDDALKFEVIRPEQVTTTRRFEDEASGSQMWRRRGRFEDEASGSQMWGRRGRFEDEASGSQMWRRRGRFEDEASGSQMWRRRGRFEDEASGSQMWSGCFEHEASGSQTSGQFDTGSETYGEYDWVSETFFFEEWVSETYGEYDWGSGERGGGSEFSPFFFFFFFLFLLVWWWTCLRKLPLPLGTSYNGLVFIPMR